Below is a window of Komagataella phaffii GS115 chromosome 1, complete sequence DNA.
CGTATACAAATGGACATTGCTTTGGAGATTCTAGACACTTTTGTCTTTGACAAAGTCTATGCAAAACTACTGCCCATTTCTCTGGTGCAACATTTGCCAGATGGCTATTTGAAGACTTTGGGACATTTGACTGGTGCCAACAACACCATGGAATCACTGTTCGGAATAGCTCCAAACGTTGACCAAGCGTCTAAGAACCACTGGCTGAGAACAGTGAATGACTCTATTGCCTTAGCCCGTCCCGGTGAGCGTCTGGTCTACGGTGTCAACGCTCCTTTACACTTTTTTGACGAAACAGCGTATACATACGCATCGATCTTGGGACGCTCCAATATCATTCGACAATTCACAACtttgatgattctgatgattcttTTTGGCTGGGGTTTGTATTTATCTGTGGCTTCATTTTCATACTActttgtttttgataaagCCATTTTCAATCACCCAAGATACCTCAAAAACCAGATGTCTCTGGAGATCCATCAAGCGTTGACTGCTATACCTACGATGGTTTTGCTTACAGTTCCATGGTTTTTGATTGAGTTGCGTGGATACTCTAAATTATACTTTGATGTAAATGAGTCTACTGGAGGATGGAAGGCTATTATTTGGCAAATTCCTTGCTTCATTATGTTTACCGATTGTTGTATCTACTTTATTCATCGTTGGTTGCACTGGCCATCCGTGTATAAGCGTTTGCACAAGCCTCACCACAAGTGGATTGTTTGTACACCTTTTGCTAGTCATGCCTTCCATCCAGTTGATGGTTATGCACAATCACTACCTTACCATTTGTATGGAATGTTGTTTCCACTACACAAGGTGAGCTATCTGATCTTATTTGGGCTTGTGAACTTTTGGACTGTTATGATCCATGATGGAGAATACCTGTCCAGAGACCCTATAGTCAATGGAGCTGCTTGTCATACAGTGCATCACCTATACTTCAACTACAATTACGGCCAGTTCACAACACTTTGGGACCGTCTTGGTGGATCATACAGAATGCCAGACAAGGAACTCTTTGAtaagaacaagaagaaagatgtAAAGACATGGCGTTCACAAGTCAAGCAGGCCGATTCGATAAGAGAAGACTTAGAGggaaaagaagatttcCGTGAGTATGGAACTGAGGAAAAACTTAAAAGCACATAGTTGTGGTTCTATCAACAGTGAAGTCGAAgggaaaaacaaaacaaaaacaaaaaaataaagaaaagagaacatTTTAGTTATAAAGACATAAAGAACATTAGTCTATGCGGTAAATATGAAGGCAAGGATATTTTAGGGTTAGAATTGTAGTGGAACGTGACGTAGTCTCGTATTTTAATGATTGATCATTATTCATTATATCTTGAAGGTCAGCCGATCTAAAGTACTGTTTCGTTAATTGATCTGTGGATTCTGTAGTTGTTCTGGAGTATATGGAACCAAGTTGTCCAGGTCCCAGCCTGTCTCGGAGGCccatttctttcttttccattcAGGAATCAAATTATTGACTAGATCAGGACGGACGCTTAGTTCTCgcaatgaaaagttgagGAGAGACGATACGGGACGAGGTCCAGAATCAAAATGACGGTAGTCCGGTAAGGATACAGCCTCTGACGCCCTCATGTCATCAAAGTAGGGAAGAATCATAGCTTCGACTGCGCTGAGTCTTTCCAATGGTGAATAACTAAGAACTAACTCTAATAATTGAATGCAATCCATGCCGCAATTGTTGAAAACTTTAGTTAACTCGATTGGTTTGATCAATGGGAATTTGTGGTCCATATAGTTGGGATTCATAGCACGGATCTGTTCCTTGTTGGGCGTACCAAGGACCTTGATTATCTCCACAAGCTGATCTATTCCACTTTCTCCAGGGAAAAGAGGCTCTCCTAGTATCAACTCCGCTATGACACAACCTGCTGACCATATATCTATCTTAGTCGTATAGTTGGTGGCACCAAAGATGAGCTCGGGCGCTCTGTAGAATCTGGAGCAAATGTAAGAGACATTTGGCTCTGCCGGATTAAGAATCTTTGCAGAGCCAAAATCACATAATTTTAGTATCCCATGGTACGGGTCAATCAGCAAATTCTGTGGCTTTATATCACGATGGCATATTCCCAATGAATGAATGTAGTTAAGTGACCTCAGAAGTTGATAAGAGTATAGTTTGATTTCCAGCTCTGGCATCACCCGTTTCGACTGTAGGTAGTAACTGGAAGATTTATAAAGAGTTTCTGGAATGTACTCTAAAATCAAATTGAGGTATTCATCTTTCTCCTCCGTGTCATAGAAGTAGTATTTCATGGAGACAACGTTTTGATGACGCAATAATTTCATAATTTGCAACTCTCTATTCTTGAATCGTTTATCCTGAAGTACCTTCTTGATGGCAACCTGTTCTTTGGAGGGTAAAAGTAACGTCTGGTAAACATTACCGAATGAACCATGACCGACTTTAACTGTATCGGTGTATTGAATTTCGATTGGAGCGTCTGAATCTCTGTTGAGTACAACTTTGGTGATAGTGCCTTTATGGGTGTTAGTGTCACCGGGTCCTAGACCGTTCTGGAGCATATCTCTAGTGAAAAGGAATGTATTAGTGGGGTGCGTCCGCCTAGTTGGGTGTTAGAAATGGATGAGAGGGAAATGAATGATCAGCCAAAACAACTGGGTACTTTGGTGTTTGGATCTTTCTCCGTCATCATTTTTCCTGCCCTACATTGGGTGGCGCACTAAACGTGGAGGGATGATTTGAATGCGTATGGGGACGATTGGCAGGGGAGGAAGGGCACATAAATATGgtaagaaaagaaagtacCAGAGGACATGTAGAAATTATAGGGACAGCTGGACATACTCCTCACTCTGTATCACGCCTAGTGCTTTTGGTAGGTCTGCTCACCCCAAATTGCATTCCGATTTCTATTGAGAACACAgcaaccaagaaaaaaaaacgaTCTTTACATACCTTTGGCCACCTTCTCCATCCTTAAGCGTTCTTTCCTTTCAATCCTCAACGAATCCCTATTGAGTTTCATTCTGGACTGAGAAGAGAGTAAGTCAAAACAGGATATAGAcggaaaaagaagaaaatggggaaggaaagaacttgaaacaTGGCAAGTTAACCCGTGAATCTCCCCTCATTGACTTAGTTTACGTAAGACCGGAAAATAGAGACTGATCTCATGGGGGTGTAATAGAAGCAAGATGACGTCGGAAACAATAAATCGTCACCCCTCGGCTGAgtgttctttcttttttttcctgtttttcaattgtgTCTTGAAAAAGCAAACTAGGCCCACAAGAAGAGCAAAGCTTTGGCCAAAAAAGCAAGCAATCGAGCAGATAAGGGTTTCCTCGCAGATGCAACATGCTTCCCGGTGTGAAGAATTTGCGGCCTGAAACAAATTGccttttttgtttctgctGAACATTTTCACGAGTCGTCCTGATTCCTCTCCTGGAGGTTCGATGGTACAATAGCAGATCTCTCTTAATAATTGGGTGGTGTGCTCTCACTGCTATTCTTCTCTGCCTCGTCATGTCAAAATCGCAGTGAACTTGCGCTCACTTACAATGCCCCTTTTCCTAATTTAGAACCAGAATGTATGTGCATTAGGCACCGCGAATTGCTCCTGTATTTAGTTGCCCTGTTTGATCACTATAAATAACACCGGAATTCCTActatttttgaaatattccACCCTTAACTAAAAGAAAACCGATTCAAAAATGGCCCTCACTTGCACAGATCCCATCAAAGCTATTTTTGCTATTATTCTACCCCCGTTGGGTGTCTTTTTGGAAGTAGGATGTAACTGCACCTTACTGTTGAACGTTGTGCTCACGTGTCTGGGATATATTCCAGGTATCATCCACGCCCTTTACGTAATCGTGAAGTACTGAGACTAGTGGAGCCCACACGCTTACCCGGCTATTCGTGCCCAACGGAAGAAAAGTTATCTGACCTCAACGCTGCCGCCCGCGCACTCCCACACCCCTCCCGTGCACTGGCCCTTGGCCCTTGGCCCAGACCCTTTTATAATTGATAATTAAGCTACTCTTAACGACGTCTAATGGAATATTTCTATTTTATCTACTTCTTGTTGCACATCCCAATCACTGTAGTGATTGATGCCACCGTGGTTATCCCCCCATGGTTCCAGTGGCAAGAAAAGCTGGTAGAATTCCATCAACAGGCCAACGGTGATTTCCTGCTAGATTCGAAGCCGCTTTGGTTCAGATCTTTTGTTTACCTGGAATTGATCCTGCAATTACCAGCGTTCGTGGTCCTTGTGGTCGATTATTGGCGTAACTCCAGATTCTCTCCGAGGTGGTACCCATTGATTACAATTTACGGATTCAACGCGGCGCTGACGACATACACATGTCTCGTATACATCACCCAACGCGAGGTGGGGTCGGGACTAGTCCGATTCAATTGGCCCCTTTTCTTGGTCTACCTACCAACATTTATCATTCCTGCCGTCATGTCCGTACAGTACTACCTAAAGTGTGTGTCTCTACTGAGTAAAGTCAAAtagaagaaaagagaaaaatgtAAATTAGTTGTACTTGTCTTCTAAATCGCCAACGTAAGCAATGTACTCCTGTTCAGCTTCCTCCTGGGAAGTGCCCTTCAGCTTGTCCCAAGCTTCCCATTTAGCCTTTCCTTTGAAGTCAAAGACTCCTGGCTTTTCAGTGGTGTTGTCACCAACTGTGGCTTGTTTGAACAGTCCGTACAACTTGAGGAGCTCATCGTTGTTGGGCTTGGTCTTGAGGTTCTTCACAGCTTCGGCCTGAGTTTGTTAGTGTTCGCATTTCACCATACACCGGAAGACTATACCTACTTTATCGTTAAATTCTTGGGATACCATGGTTGATCTTGTTTGATTTGGTTTATGTTCTGGGCAGGGACAGACACACGAGTATTTATACCTCCCTCCAACTTTGAGTTCCCTCGCATCTCCAGTTTCACATGATATTCTTGCCTCCAAACATCATATCTTTGCAAAGTTCTTTCGCGCACCAGGGCCAATAGCGATCTCATAATTGGCATCATCATTAAAAACTAACGAGCCCTACATACACCCCGCCATGAGAGCCTTCACCTATTTGAGACAAGCCCAGGAGATTCTGATCAAGGCCAATAAGGGAAACCCCACTGGTTTGACGGGTCTGTTTCAGCATCCAAGTCCTCGTCCAACGCTGATAACTCTTTACAAGGCCACATTAAAGAACTTGGAAGAGAAGATTCCAAAGGAATCAGTGTACAGAACTGCTGTTGAAGCcttcaccaaagaaagattgaGCATCGTGGAAAACAACGAGATAATTGAAGACAtcgaaaaaaaaattggcTCAGGTTTAGTTGAGGAGTTGATTGTCCAAGCTAATGAAGAGTATGATTTGATTGACAAGATGGC
It encodes the following:
- a CDS encoding C-5 sterol desaturase, catalyzes the introduction of a C-5(6) double bond into episterol; amino-acid sequence: MDIALEILDTFVFDKVYAKLLPISLVQHLPDGYLKTLGHLTGANNTMESLFGIAPNVDQASKNHWLRTVNDSIALARPGERLVYGVNAPLHFFDETAYTYASILGRSNIIRQFTTLMILMILFGWGLYLSVASFSYYFVFDKAIFNHPRYLKNQMSLEIHQALTAIPTMVLLTVPWFLIELRGYSKLYFDVNESTGGWKAIIWQIPCFIMFTDCCIYFIHRWLHWPSVYKRLHKPHHKWIVCTPFASHAFHPVDGYAQSLPYHLYGMLFPLHKVSYLILFGLVNFWTVMIHDGEYLSRDPIVNGAACHTVHHLYFNYNYGQFTTLWDRLGGSYRMPDKELFDKNKKKDVKTWRSQVKQADSIREDLEGKEDFREYGTEEKLKST
- a CDS encoding Protein kinase required for signal transduction during entry into meiosis; translated protein: MLQNGLGPGDTNTHKGTITKVVLNRDSDAPIEIQYTDTVKVGHGSFGNVYQTLLLPSKEQVAIKKVLQDKRFKNRELQIMKLLRHQNVVSMKYYFYDTEEKDEYLNLILEYIPETLYKSSSYYLQSKRVMPELEIKLYSYQLLRSLNYIHSLGICHRDIKPQNLLIDPYHGILKLCDFGSAKILNPAEPNVSYICSRFYRAPELIFGATNYTTKIDIWSAGCVIAELILGEPLFPGESGIDQLVEIIKVLGTPNKEQIRAMNPNYMDHKFPLIKPIELTKVFNNCGMDCIQLLELVLSYSPLERLSAVEAMILPYFDDMRASEAVSLPDYRHFDSGPRPVSSLLNFSLRELSVRPDLVNNLIPEWKRKKWASETGWDLDNLVPYTPEQLQNPQIN